The Salegentibacter mishustinae genome includes a window with the following:
- a CDS encoding response regulator: MYNDQYQYKILIIEDNEGDYLIISEYLKDIFQSYTLTRLATYTELQNISNPQEYDVLLLDLTLPDKKRGELVKLVLDQFPLTPILALTGHTEIEFAKESLALGIADYLIKENTSPDLLYKSIVYSLERFKNIAALAKSEQLYIDLFNFNPQPTWVYDIETLKFLDVNSLAIESYGYSKKEFLNMTLTDIRPIEEQKRLQVSVKLLKYNGEGLKNRIFTHIKKNNERIRVKIESKIIDYRGKKAVLVVASDITEHLNYLEIIEKQNEELRHTAWLQSHVVRSPVANILGIANQLNDDSLSRQEEKLFLEALLKNTEELDGSIRKVVERSEKIINEDITFNMLGVN; encoded by the coding sequence ATGTATAACGATCAATACCAATACAAAATTCTTATAATTGAAGATAATGAAGGAGATTATTTAATCATCTCCGAATATTTAAAGGATATTTTCCAGTCTTATACATTAACCAGATTAGCAACCTACACTGAGCTTCAGAATATTTCAAACCCTCAGGAATATGATGTGTTGCTATTAGATCTTACTTTACCTGATAAAAAAAGAGGTGAATTAGTGAAACTTGTTTTAGACCAATTTCCACTTACTCCTATTCTAGCCTTAACCGGTCATACTGAGATAGAATTTGCCAAAGAGTCTCTGGCTTTAGGTATTGCAGATTATTTAATAAAGGAAAACACTTCTCCTGATTTACTATATAAAAGCATTGTGTATAGCCTAGAAAGATTTAAGAATATAGCTGCTCTTGCTAAATCAGAGCAACTATATATAGATCTTTTTAATTTTAACCCACAGCCGACCTGGGTTTATGATATTGAAACATTGAAATTTTTGGATGTCAATAGTTTGGCTATTGAAAGTTATGGATATTCAAAAAAAGAGTTCCTTAATATGACTCTAACAGATATACGTCCTATAGAGGAACAAAAACGTTTACAAGTCTCTGTTAAACTATTAAAATATAATGGTGAGGGATTGAAAAATAGAATTTTTACCCATATTAAAAAAAATAATGAGAGAATAAGGGTTAAGATTGAAAGTAAAATAATAGACTATAGAGGTAAAAAGGCAGTTTTAGTGGTAGCTAGCGATATTACTGAACACCTAAACTATCTTGAAATTATCGAAAAACAAAATGAAGAATTAAGACATACTGCCTGGTTACAGTCCCATGTAGTACGATCTCCCGTAGCCAATATTCTCGGAATAGCAAATCAATTAAACGACGATTCATTATCAAGGCAAGAAGAAAAATTATTTCTAGAGGCTTTACTAAAAAATACGGAAGAACTGGATGGCAGTATACGAAAAGTAGTGGAAAGATCTGAAAAAATTATTAATGAAGACATTACCTTTAATATGCTAGGTGTCAATTAA
- the sbnA gene encoding 2,3-diaminopropionate biosynthesis protein SbnA produces MRAETEFKSKISNNIVDSIGQTPLVNIQKLYPQSRVNIYAKLESSNPAGSLKDRTSAFILKKALETGLVKEGDIIVESSSGNMALGLAQACIHYNLKLIVVVDPKINLHTEKLLRAYGATVDLVRKPLPNGGFLAARLQRVQELLRQHPNSFWTDQYGNINNPLAHQQTIVEIMDSLNYKVDYLFVATSTCGTLMGYADFITENNLKTKLVAVDAKGSVLFGGKSKKRLIPGHGAGVNSQFLDIAKIWDHVEVSDTDCIEGCWSLLKSEGILCGGSTGGVVTAIKDYIKHLEPSASCVFLLSDRGDRYLDTIYNLDWIKKEFPEYQFSEKSIIGW; encoded by the coding sequence ATGCGGGCAGAAACAGAATTTAAATCCAAAATTTCAAATAATATTGTTGATTCAATTGGTCAAACACCGCTAGTGAATATTCAGAAACTTTATCCACAAAGTAGAGTGAATATTTATGCTAAATTAGAAAGTTCCAATCCGGCAGGAAGTTTAAAGGACCGGACTTCGGCATTTATTTTAAAGAAAGCACTAGAAACCGGTTTGGTTAAAGAAGGCGATATAATTGTGGAATCAAGTTCGGGCAATATGGCGTTGGGTTTGGCTCAGGCCTGTATTCACTATAACCTTAAGCTTATTGTAGTGGTAGACCCAAAAATTAATCTTCATACTGAAAAGCTTTTGAGGGCCTATGGGGCTACTGTAGATTTGGTGCGCAAACCGCTACCTAACGGTGGTTTTCTAGCCGCGCGTTTACAAAGGGTTCAAGAGCTGCTTAGGCAACATCCAAATAGTTTTTGGACCGATCAATATGGAAATATCAATAACCCATTGGCCCATCAGCAAACTATTGTTGAAATAATGGACAGCTTAAATTATAAGGTAGATTATCTGTTTGTAGCTACCAGTACCTGCGGTACACTAATGGGTTATGCCGATTTTATTACTGAAAATAATCTAAAAACTAAACTTGTTGCCGTAGATGCAAAAGGAAGTGTTCTTTTTGGAGGTAAATCAAAAAAACGCCTCATTCCGGGACACGGCGCAGGCGTTAACTCCCAGTTTTTGGATATCGCAAAAATATGGGATCATGTGGAAGTAAGCGATACGGATTGTATAGAGGGGTGTTGGTCCCTTCTAAAGTCAGAAGGCATACTTTGTGGCGGTTCTACGGGTGGAGTTGTTACAGCTATTAAAGATTACATAAAGCATTTGGAACCTTCGGCCAGTTGTGTTTTTCTACTCAGTGATCGTGGAGATCGCTATTTGGATACCATTTATAATCTGGATTGGATAAAGAAGGAATTTCCCGAATATCAATTCAGCGAAAAGTCTATAATTGGATGGTAA
- a CDS encoding outer membrane beta-barrel protein: MKTNNIKAATKSAISGLAFILALISVQGQALAQSKNEVSFYLQGSFSKLKFEALGQDSEMENGFGLGAKYAYYITENWSLGTGAELQYMEGSIFLPTVQGSFLTQDAEADEFEFRYRATNFSENQEVYFLNIPLQVQYESSGTVRFYGAAGVKAGLVLNSQYQSSATSLETSGFYSQYDVELTSPEFAGFGEFGAVKNAESELELKTNFVAHLESGVKLILENSQALYMGLFLDYGLNDIKPDASRARLIDYNAQNPTDFGFGSLLSSRRDINALKDRDEVRTLAFGIKIQYAFQF, from the coding sequence ATGAAAACTAATAATATAAAAGCAGCCACGAAGAGTGCTATTTCAGGATTGGCATTCATTCTTGCACTAATCAGTGTACAAGGGCAGGCTTTAGCGCAATCTAAAAATGAAGTTTCCTTTTACCTGCAGGGATCTTTTTCCAAACTAAAGTTTGAAGCTTTGGGGCAGGACAGCGAAATGGAAAATGGTTTTGGCCTGGGAGCGAAGTATGCTTATTACATAACTGAAAACTGGAGTCTTGGCACAGGTGCCGAATTACAGTATATGGAAGGATCGATCTTTCTGCCCACTGTGCAAGGTTCTTTTTTGACTCAAGACGCTGAAGCAGATGAGTTCGAATTTAGATATAGAGCTACTAATTTTTCAGAAAACCAAGAGGTATATTTTTTAAATATTCCGCTCCAGGTACAATATGAATCTTCTGGTACGGTTCGATTTTATGGTGCTGCTGGAGTAAAAGCAGGTTTAGTGTTAAATTCACAATATCAAAGCTCGGCTACTTCGCTTGAAACCAGTGGTTTTTACTCTCAATATGACGTGGAACTTACCAGTCCTGAATTTGCTGGATTTGGGGAGTTTGGTGCTGTAAAAAATGCTGAGTCTGAATTGGAGCTGAAAACAAACTTTGTAGCACATCTGGAAAGTGGGGTAAAATTGATATTAGAGAACAGCCAGGCGCTTTATATGGGACTTTTTCTTGATTACGGACTAAATGATATTAAGCCTGACGCTTCAAGAGCAAGGCTTATTGATTACAATGCTCAAAACCCGACAGATTTTGGCTTTGGCAGTTTGTTATCTTCTCGAAGGGATATCAATGCATTAAAGGATCGGGACGAAGTAAGAACTCTGGCTTTTGGTATTAAAATACAGTATGCATTTCAATTTTAA
- a CDS encoding catalase, with protein sequence MERNKAKNSKKNDLSKNLKNDDGKIMTTNQGVKVNDTNNSLKAGERGASLLEDFILREKITHFDHERIPERIVHARGSGAHGHFELYESMESFTKAPLFTDTSRKTPVFVRFSTVAGSKGSADLARDVRGFATKFYTDEGIFDLVGNNMPIFFIQDAMKFPDLIHSVKPEPDREIPQAASAHDTFYDFVSHTTETLHNHIWVMSDRAIPRSYRMMEGFGIHTFRLVNAEGKSHFVKFHWKPLLGTHSITWDEAVKIHGADTDFHRRDLWEAIDAGQYPEWELGFQIVPEEDEHKFDFDILDPTKLIPEEMVPVQRVGKMTLNRNPDNFFAETEQVAFHPGHVVPGIDFTNDPLLQGRLFSYTDTQLSRLGSPNFHEIPINRPINETHNNQRDAHMRMTINKGKTAYFPNSIGGGCPHLAKMAEGGFTSYEERIDAKKVRARSESFNDHYSQPALFYRSLTDWEKDHVADAYTFELGKCTYDHIKERMLYIINNIDEDLASKVAEGLGMEIPKKIDGPVNQAIGADDDVKKHQPGKKQNYLNKSEALSLTHLQSDSIATRKIAFLVGDGFDGESMSKMKKALEDKGAMVQIVAPHGGTVKCDKGKDHKVDAAILTTESVLYDALYVPGGSNSVEALKKAPKAPKIVNETLKHCKAIAADSGAMEFLKNTYLEDFKDDKAVLIDETPAKFIKQIAAHRNWDRQKKVMEIPV encoded by the coding sequence ATGGAAAGAAATAAGGCTAAAAATTCAAAAAAAAATGATCTGTCGAAAAACCTTAAGAATGATGATGGAAAAATAATGACTACCAACCAGGGGGTTAAGGTAAACGATACCAATAATTCGTTGAAAGCAGGTGAAAGGGGCGCTTCCCTGCTGGAAGATTTTATTTTGAGAGAAAAGATCACTCATTTTGATCATGAACGGATCCCGGAAAGGATCGTGCACGCACGTGGGAGCGGGGCGCATGGACATTTTGAGCTGTATGAAAGCATGGAGAGTTTTACCAAGGCTCCATTATTTACTGATACCAGTAGAAAAACACCTGTATTTGTGCGATTCTCTACCGTGGCTGGGTCCAAAGGATCTGCAGATCTGGCAAGAGATGTGCGGGGTTTTGCTACCAAGTTTTATACAGATGAAGGGATCTTTGACCTTGTAGGGAATAACATGCCTATCTTCTTTATTCAGGATGCCATGAAGTTTCCAGATCTTATCCATTCTGTAAAACCCGAACCAGATCGCGAAATTCCCCAGGCAGCATCGGCTCACGATACTTTCTATGACTTCGTTTCTCATACTACAGAAACTCTTCATAATCATATCTGGGTAATGAGCGACAGGGCGATCCCCAGGAGCTACCGAATGATGGAAGGTTTTGGGATCCATACTTTTCGTTTAGTTAATGCTGAAGGGAAATCACATTTTGTAAAATTTCACTGGAAGCCACTTTTAGGAACTCACTCTATTACATGGGATGAAGCCGTGAAAATCCATGGTGCAGATACAGATTTTCACCGTAGAGACCTCTGGGAAGCGATCGATGCCGGGCAGTACCCGGAATGGGAACTTGGGTTTCAAATAGTGCCTGAAGAAGACGAGCATAAGTTCGATTTTGATATCCTTGATCCAACCAAGCTTATTCCGGAGGAAATGGTGCCTGTACAACGTGTTGGCAAAATGACCCTGAACCGTAATCCTGATAACTTCTTTGCTGAAACTGAACAGGTGGCATTCCACCCTGGACATGTAGTTCCGGGAATCGATTTTACAAACGACCCACTTTTACAGGGACGTTTATTTTCATATACCGATACACAATTGTCAAGACTGGGAAGCCCTAACTTTCATGAGATCCCCATTAACCGTCCTATAAATGAAACTCATAATAATCAGCGGGACGCGCATATGCGAATGACCATTAATAAGGGAAAAACAGCTTATTTCCCTAATTCCATCGGAGGAGGCTGCCCGCATCTTGCGAAAATGGCCGAGGGAGGGTTCACCTCTTATGAAGAGCGCATCGATGCTAAGAAAGTGAGAGCACGAAGTGAAAGTTTCAATGATCATTATTCGCAACCTGCCTTATTCTATCGAAGTCTTACTGACTGGGAGAAGGATCATGTTGCCGATGCGTATACCTTTGAACTAGGTAAATGTACTTATGATCATATTAAGGAAAGAATGCTGTACATCATTAATAATATTGATGAAGACCTCGCTTCCAAAGTAGCCGAAGGGCTGGGAATGGAGATTCCGAAGAAGATAGATGGCCCTGTAAACCAGGCAATAGGTGCCGATGACGATGTGAAGAAGCATCAGCCAGGGAAAAAGCAGAATTACTTGAATAAATCTGAAGCTTTAAGTTTAACTCATCTACAATCGGATAGCATTGCTACCCGTAAAATTGCATTCCTGGTAGGTGACGGTTTTGATGGGGAAAGTATGTCCAAAATGAAAAAGGCCCTGGAAGATAAAGGAGCTATGGTACAAATAGTAGCCCCTCACGGTGGAACGGTGAAATGTGATAAGGGAAAAGATCATAAAGTTGATGCTGCTATCCTTACCACAGAAAGTGTGCTTTATGATGCATTATATGTACCGGGCGGCAGTAACAGTGTAGAAGCCTTGAAAAAGGCCCCTAAAGCCCCTAAGATAGTTAATGAAACACTGAAGCATTGCAAAGCTATTGCTGCCGATTCGGGTGCAATGGAATTCCTTAAGAATACCTACCTGGAGGACTTTAAGGATGACAAGGCTGTGCTCATTGATGAGACACCTGCCAAATTCATTAAACAGATTGCCGCCCATAGAAACTGGGACAGGCAGAAAAAGGTAATGGAAATCCCTGTTTAA